In Gemmatimonadales bacterium, the following proteins share a genomic window:
- the rraA gene encoding ribonuclease E activity regulator RraA — protein MSFTTPDLCDQFAQHLRAAEPLFRDWGGVLSFAGQIETVRVFDDNALVRQVLESEGRGRVLVVDGGGSVRSALVGGRLAALAQQNGWSGLVVHGCIRDSAELAGTAVGVKALHAVPMQSGKAGTGQRSVPVTFAGVTFTPGAYLYADRDGMLVADRDLLRP, from the coding sequence GTGAGCTTCACGACCCCCGACCTTTGCGACCAGTTCGCCCAACACCTCCGCGCGGCGGAGCCGCTGTTCCGCGACTGGGGTGGGGTGTTGAGCTTCGCGGGTCAGATCGAGACGGTGCGGGTGTTCGACGACAACGCGCTGGTGCGGCAGGTGCTGGAGAGCGAGGGCCGGGGACGGGTGCTGGTGGTGGACGGCGGTGGCTCGGTGCGCTCAGCGTTGGTGGGCGGACGGCTTGCCGCGCTGGCCCAGCAGAACGGCTGGAGCGGGCTCGTGGTGCACGGCTGCATCCGCGATTCGGCCGAGCTTGCGGGTACGGCGGTAGGGGTGAAGGCGCTCCACGCCGTTCCGATGCAGAGCGGCAAGGCGGGAACGGGGCAGCGGAGCGTGCCGGTCACCTTTGCCGGTGTGACCTTCACTCCCGGCGCCTACCTGTACGCGGATCGCGATGGTATGCTGGTAGCCGATCGCGACCTGCTGCGGCCCTGA
- a CDS encoding FTR1 family protein, whose product MLPLLVWMAAAIPQQTQGPAAGEDRAPVVRRVAATAQLAAQEYRAGVVDGRVVAKNEVEEASMFLQEARRSAALLPSDSAQPALHQIDSLIRLVSRTSPPDTLDARVRSLAEGLSRRFGVSLDELPAEAPSLARGAEIYQANCAGCHGAIGRGDGPQATGLEPPPANLADHAALHDVSPLDYYRRISIGTVGTAMPAFEARLPAEDRWAVALYASVLRLPAPAGEVPPALRAFATTGRMSDDQMVAALGLHDATEPGALARVAAVRTFQSDASAAATAQIFDRVRGQVDSAYTLARAGNPAATARAVDAYMTFEQVERTVRTKDAALAAELEASFATLRARAAGGATPSELSAIRGQLAAGLEKAERTIGNDLSPVNLFFQSFIILLREGLEAILIVGALMTFLSKMGAGHRKRDINIGVAAAVGASLLTALALETIFVLSPAKREALEGGTMMVATVVLFYVSYWLLSKMEVVKWNHFVKSKVQDALSSGSALALSAAAFLAVYREGFETVLFYKALFLSGGGGGAMPVVGGIAAGSVVLLIIYVAIHRFGVRLPLKPFFAVTSAFLYYMAFVFAGKGVAELQEGNLIPSSFAPWAPRIPALGIYPTAESLAVQGLLLVLLLVALVWNFVLEPRRVRRRTRATVPEGRGAHHDLLRSLERMEADLAEMQAEVERMRRNIAMPAPGAAASKPPR is encoded by the coding sequence ATGCTTCCGCTCCTCGTCTGGATGGCCGCGGCCATTCCGCAGCAGACCCAGGGCCCAGCGGCGGGGGAGGACCGGGCGCCGGTCGTCCGGCGGGTGGCCGCCACGGCCCAGCTAGCCGCTCAGGAGTACCGCGCTGGTGTGGTAGACGGCCGGGTGGTGGCCAAGAACGAGGTGGAGGAGGCCAGCATGTTCCTCCAGGAAGCCCGGCGCTCGGCCGCGCTTCTCCCCAGCGACAGCGCCCAACCCGCTCTCCACCAGATCGACAGCCTGATTCGCCTGGTGAGCCGGACCTCGCCCCCCGACACGCTCGATGCCCGCGTGCGGAGCCTGGCCGAGGGGCTGTCCCGCCGGTTCGGGGTCTCGCTCGACGAGTTGCCCGCCGAGGCGCCGTCGCTGGCCCGTGGGGCCGAGATCTACCAGGCGAATTGTGCGGGCTGCCACGGTGCCATCGGGCGGGGTGACGGGCCACAAGCTACGGGTCTCGAGCCGCCGCCGGCCAACCTCGCCGATCACGCCGCGCTCCACGACGTTTCTCCGCTCGACTACTACCGTCGCATCAGCATTGGCACCGTCGGCACCGCAATGCCGGCTTTCGAAGCCCGCCTGCCCGCGGAGGACCGCTGGGCCGTGGCGCTCTACGCCAGCGTGCTCCGGCTGCCCGCTCCGGCAGGAGAGGTGCCGCCGGCGCTCCGGGCGTTCGCGACCACCGGCCGGATGTCGGACGATCAAATGGTCGCGGCCCTCGGGTTGCACGACGCCACCGAGCCGGGCGCCCTCGCCCGGGTGGCCGCCGTGCGCACGTTCCAGTCGGATGCCAGCGCCGCCGCCACCGCCCAGATCTTCGACCGGGTGCGCGGGCAGGTGGATTCGGCCTACACCCTGGCCCGCGCGGGTAACCCCGCGGCGACGGCTCGCGCGGTCGATGCGTATATGACGTTCGAGCAGGTCGAGCGAACGGTCCGGACAAAGGACGCGGCGCTCGCGGCCGAGCTGGAGGCGTCGTTCGCGACGCTCCGGGCCCGTGCGGCAGGCGGAGCCACACCGTCGGAGCTGAGCGCCATCCGGGGCCAACTCGCGGCGGGGCTGGAGAAGGCAGAGCGCACCATCGGCAACGATCTCTCGCCGGTCAATCTCTTCTTCCAGTCGTTCATCATCCTGCTGCGGGAAGGGCTCGAGGCGATTCTGATCGTCGGCGCCCTCATGACCTTCCTGAGCAAGATGGGCGCGGGCCACCGCAAGCGGGACATCAACATCGGTGTGGCTGCCGCCGTCGGCGCCAGCCTGCTGACCGCGCTGGCGCTGGAGACGATCTTCGTGCTCTCGCCCGCCAAGCGGGAGGCGCTGGAAGGCGGCACCATGATGGTGGCCACGGTGGTGCTGTTTTACGTGAGCTACTGGCTGCTGTCCAAGATGGAAGTGGTGAAGTGGAATCACTTCGTGAAGAGCAAGGTGCAGGACGCCCTGTCCAGCGGGTCCGCCCTCGCGCTGTCGGCCGCCGCGTTCCTGGCGGTCTACCGCGAAGGGTTCGAGACGGTGCTCTTCTATAAGGCGCTGTTTCTGTCTGGCGGCGGCGGTGGCGCCATGCCGGTGGTGGGCGGCATCGCGGCCGGCTCCGTGGTCCTGCTCATCATCTACGTGGCCATTCACCGGTTCGGGGTGCGGCTTCCACTCAAGCCGTTCTTCGCGGTCACCAGCGCGTTCCTCTACTACATGGCCTTCGTGTTCGCCGGTAAAGGCGTCGCCGAGCTGCAGGAAGGCAATCTGATCCCCAGCAGCTTTGCCCCCTGGGCCCCGCGCATCCCGGCGCTCGGCATTTACCCCACGGCAGAGTCGCTCGCGGTACAGGGGCTCCTGCTGGTCCTGCTCCTGGTGGCACTGGTCTGGAATTTCGTGCTGGAGCCCCGCCGGGTGCGCCGGCGGACCCGAGCCACGGTGCCCGAAGGGCGGGGCGCGCACCACGACCTGCTCCGCTCGTTGGAGCGGATGGAAGCCGATCTGGCGGAGATGCAGGCCGAAGTGGAGCGGATGCGGAGGAACATCGCGATGCCGGCCCCCGGGGCTGCCGCCTCCAAGCCGCCGCGGTGA
- a CDS encoding C40 family peptidase, with product MTTDVIARAPLAPLCAQPSLRAEQVSQLVLGEGAELLESSGDWRRVRAFSDGYEGWVHRGYVSEVERSELAAWQRDAGGWSLGATLRIGNEPVRLPLRARVALDHGAVRLPDGRRGRITDGAIPTADSLLAEARAHAPERWALEQFASAPYLWGGVTPWGVDCSGLVQTSFAARGMSLPRDSSQQIECGAPVSVDQPRPGDLLFFRSETGQNITHVAFAGEADTLVHSTVACGGVLQESWLPGARAGSLRERLVAVRRMEAR from the coding sequence GTGACCACCGACGTTATCGCGCGCGCCCCTCTCGCACCGCTGTGCGCCCAGCCGAGCCTCCGGGCGGAGCAGGTGAGCCAGCTGGTGCTGGGCGAAGGCGCCGAGCTGCTGGAGAGCTCGGGCGACTGGCGCCGGGTGCGGGCCTTTTCGGACGGGTACGAAGGCTGGGTGCACCGCGGGTATGTATCGGAAGTCGAGCGCTCGGAGCTGGCTGCCTGGCAGCGCGATGCCGGCGGCTGGAGCCTCGGCGCGACTCTCCGGATCGGCAATGAGCCGGTGCGGCTGCCGCTCCGCGCCCGGGTGGCGCTGGACCACGGCGCGGTCCGGCTGCCCGACGGCCGGCGTGGGCGGATCACCGACGGCGCGATCCCCACGGCGGACTCGCTCCTGGCGGAGGCCCGGGCACACGCCCCCGAGCGCTGGGCCCTGGAGCAGTTCGCCAGCGCGCCCTACTTGTGGGGTGGAGTGACTCCGTGGGGCGTCGACTGCTCGGGACTGGTCCAGACCAGCTTCGCGGCCCGGGGCATGAGCCTCCCCCGCGATTCCTCTCAGCAGATCGAGTGTGGCGCGCCGGTGTCGGTCGATCAGCCCCGCCCGGGCGATCTGCTCTTCTTCCGGAGCGAGACCGGCCAGAACATCACCCACGTCGCTTTCGCCGGTGAGGCGGACACGCTGGTGCACTCGACGGTGGCCTGCGGCGGCGTGCTGCAGGAGTCGTGGCTCCCGGGCGCGAGAGCGGGCTCGCTCCGGGAGCGCCTGGTGGCGGTGCGGAGGATGGAGGCGCGGTGA
- a CDS encoding diacylglycerol kinase family protein, translating to MARALLITNPAAARTRRAAVEAIMRTLRSAGWTAEVLATGGPGDAKSLAEYGVSTGADVVAVFGGDGTTMQAAAALVGTEVALGVIPGGTGNLLAGNLRIPASPARAARALIAGHTKLFDLGRMERGAEIQYFAVACGAGYDARVMAGTLSHHKQRWGMAAYVATTLRLISEIRSTAHVITVDGVEYDANAAMVLVANCGEVIPPYVRLGAGITPDDGLLDVVVVRANSLGQSVRAIWDLLRVSPALEDEDTFVGYARGREIRVESHPVQPVQLDGEPGGETPFVARVVPGAIRILVPGPP from the coding sequence GTGGCGCGCGCGCTGTTGATCACCAACCCCGCCGCCGCGCGCACCCGGCGTGCCGCGGTGGAGGCGATCATGCGCACCCTCCGCTCGGCGGGGTGGACCGCGGAGGTGCTCGCCACCGGCGGTCCGGGCGACGCGAAGAGCCTGGCGGAGTACGGGGTGAGCACCGGGGCCGACGTGGTGGCCGTGTTCGGCGGCGACGGGACCACCATGCAGGCGGCGGCGGCGCTGGTGGGCACCGAGGTGGCGCTGGGCGTGATCCCCGGCGGCACCGGCAACCTGCTTGCCGGCAACCTGCGGATTCCCGCGTCGCCGGCCCGTGCCGCGCGCGCGCTCATCGCCGGGCATACCAAACTGTTCGACCTCGGCCGAATGGAGCGCGGGGCCGAGATCCAGTACTTCGCGGTTGCGTGCGGCGCCGGATACGATGCGCGGGTGATGGCCGGCACCCTGTCCCACCACAAGCAGCGCTGGGGGATGGCGGCCTACGTCGCCACCACCCTTCGCCTGATCAGCGAGATCCGCAGCACCGCGCACGTCATCACCGTCGACGGGGTCGAGTACGACGCCAACGCCGCGATGGTGCTGGTGGCGAACTGCGGTGAAGTCATCCCGCCCTACGTCCGGCTCGGCGCCGGCATCACTCCGGACGACGGGCTGCTCGATGTGGTGGTGGTGCGCGCCAACAGCCTGGGCCAGAGCGTCCGGGCCATCTGGGACCTGCTGCGGGTATCCCCGGCACTGGAGGACGAGGACACCTTCGTCGGTTACGCGCGGGGCCGGGAGATCCGGGTGGAGAGCCACCCGGTGCAGCCGGTCCAGCTCGACGGCGAGCCGGGAGGAGAGACGCCGTTCGTGGCGCGCGTGGTGCCCGGGGCCATCCGCATCCTGGTGCCGGGTCCGCCATGA
- a CDS encoding sigma-54 dependent transcriptional regulator, which produces MAGSVLLIDDDVDVLRGIGNYFERLGYEVTRELSGEAGMATFDRLRPEVVILDLGLPGMDGMEVLENMRQRDAAVILLTGQGDVATAVRAMQLGAENFLTKPVDMEHLAAATARVADKARLRRVNEALLVQSAPGHGLDSLGTSTGMQDFAHQVGLLAQSERTTVLLTGESGTGKGWVARMMHDLSPRARAPFVEVNCAGLNATFLDSELFGHEKGAFTDAKDRKQGLFEIADHGTIFLDEIGDLAPELQPKLLKVLETKTFRRLGGTREITVDVRLVAATNKELQAEVERGQFREDLYYRLSVMPLMLPAVRDRSREDRLSLITRLMTDLRSELPDGPPTLTSEVLERLLAYGWPGNVREMRNVLERALILGRGAPAVSVEHLPGEFRARPGIGDRRHTPLSLEDLERQHIERTLKHHTGNRTRAAIELGISRATLINKIKRYNLTS; this is translated from the coding sequence ATGGCGGGTTCTGTTCTGCTCATCGACGATGACGTGGACGTTCTGCGCGGTATCGGCAACTACTTCGAGCGGCTGGGCTACGAGGTCACCCGGGAGCTGAGCGGGGAGGCCGGCATGGCCACCTTCGACCGGCTCCGCCCCGAAGTGGTCATCCTGGACCTCGGTCTTCCCGGCATGGACGGGATGGAAGTTCTGGAGAACATGCGACAGCGCGACGCCGCGGTGATCCTGCTGACCGGCCAGGGCGACGTAGCCACGGCGGTGCGCGCCATGCAGCTTGGTGCGGAGAATTTCCTCACCAAGCCGGTCGACATGGAGCACCTGGCGGCGGCCACCGCCCGGGTGGCCGACAAGGCACGCCTCCGCCGGGTCAACGAGGCGCTCCTGGTGCAGAGCGCGCCGGGACACGGGCTCGACTCGCTGGGGACCTCCACCGGAATGCAGGACTTCGCCCACCAGGTGGGGCTGCTGGCCCAGAGCGAGCGCACCACGGTGCTGCTCACTGGCGAGAGCGGGACGGGCAAGGGGTGGGTCGCCCGGATGATGCACGACCTGAGCCCGCGCGCGCGGGCGCCGTTCGTCGAAGTGAACTGCGCCGGGCTCAACGCCACCTTCCTCGATTCCGAGCTCTTCGGGCATGAGAAGGGCGCCTTCACCGATGCGAAGGACCGGAAGCAGGGGTTGTTCGAGATCGCCGATCACGGAACGATCTTCCTGGACGAGATCGGCGATCTGGCGCCGGAGCTTCAGCCCAAGTTGCTCAAGGTGCTGGAGACCAAGACCTTCCGCCGGTTGGGTGGGACCCGGGAGATCACGGTCGACGTCCGCCTCGTGGCCGCCACCAACAAGGAGCTGCAGGCGGAAGTCGAGCGGGGCCAGTTCCGCGAAGACCTTTACTACCGGCTCAGCGTGATGCCGCTCATGCTACCCGCGGTGCGGGACCGCTCGCGGGAAGACCGGCTGTCGCTCATCACCCGTCTCATGACCGATCTGCGCTCCGAGCTCCCCGATGGGCCGCCGACCCTCACCAGCGAAGTGCTGGAGCGGCTGCTGGCGTATGGTTGGCCCGGCAACGTCCGGGAGATGCGCAACGTGCTGGAGCGCGCGCTGATTCTGGGTCGCGGCGCGCCCGCGGTGAGCGTGGAGCACCTGCCGGGCGAGTTCCGTGCCCGGCCCGGCATCGGCGACCGGCGGCACACGCCGTTGAGCCTGGAGGACCTCGAGCGCCAGCACATCGAGCGCACGCTCAAGCATCACACCGGCAACCGCACCCGCGCGGCCATCGAGCTCGGCATCTCCCGCGCGACGCTGATCAACAAGATCAAGCGCTACAATCTCACTTCCTGA
- the acpS gene encoding holo-ACP synthase has translation MSVLGVGVDLVDLARVARLLDNKGEQAMTRFFTDEERAYLATRPDPTGHAAARIAAKEAVYKALQVLPGARGVGWQEIEVTRDDDGRPAIRLHGLAQSLSQGCGGLRIQVSLTHSGTAAGAVAVVQTP, from the coding sequence GTGAGCGTGCTCGGCGTTGGCGTGGACCTGGTCGATCTCGCACGAGTCGCCCGGTTGCTGGACAACAAGGGCGAGCAGGCGATGACCCGCTTCTTCACGGACGAGGAGCGCGCGTACCTCGCCACGCGGCCCGATCCCACCGGTCACGCGGCCGCACGGATCGCGGCGAAGGAGGCGGTGTATAAGGCGCTCCAGGTGCTCCCTGGCGCACGTGGGGTAGGCTGGCAGGAGATCGAAGTGACCCGCGATGACGACGGCCGGCCGGCGATCCGGCTCCATGGCCTGGCGCAAAGCCTGTCGCAAGGCTGCGGGGGGCTTCGCATTCAGGTCTCGCTCACCCACTCGGGCACGGCCGCGGGAGCGGTGGCGGTAGTGCAGACGCCTTGA
- a CDS encoding HAD family hydrolase — MKRKLVLFDVDGTLLLTAGAGRRAIFAALSEEIADVSPLDRIRFDGKTDPEIVAELLAAVGQPEPRDSPRVRRVCQRYVGHLARELQLPTSRTTVMPGVLPLLDRLQGETSVVLGLLTGNVAPGAALKLRSGGIDPGRFPVGAYGSDAGYRHELPPIAAERALPIFGRVPSGAEVVIIGDTPADIGCGAGIAARALGVATGSFSVAELVACGPHAAFEDLSDTGRVLEAIFG; from the coding sequence GTGAAGCGGAAGCTGGTCCTGTTCGACGTCGACGGAACCCTCCTGCTCACGGCCGGCGCCGGCCGCCGCGCCATCTTCGCGGCGTTGAGCGAGGAGATCGCGGACGTCTCCCCGCTCGACCGGATCCGGTTCGACGGCAAGACCGATCCGGAGATCGTGGCCGAGCTGCTGGCGGCGGTGGGGCAGCCCGAGCCGCGGGACTCGCCGCGGGTGCGGCGCGTGTGCCAGCGCTACGTGGGCCACCTCGCGCGCGAGCTCCAGCTTCCCACGTCCCGAACCACGGTCATGCCCGGCGTGCTCCCGCTGCTCGACCGGCTGCAGGGAGAGACGTCCGTGGTGCTCGGTCTGCTCACCGGCAACGTGGCCCCGGGCGCGGCGCTCAAGCTGCGCTCGGGCGGAATCGATCCGGGCCGCTTTCCGGTCGGTGCCTACGGCTCCGACGCGGGATATCGTCACGAGCTGCCGCCGATCGCCGCGGAGCGGGCCCTGCCGATCTTCGGCCGGGTGCCGAGCGGCGCCGAGGTGGTGATCATCGGCGACACTCCGGCCGACATCGGCTGCGGTGCGGGCATCGCCGCGCGCGCGCTCGGCGTGGCGACGGGGTCCTTCTCGGTGGCCGAGCTCGTCGCGTGCGGCCCCCACGCGGCGTTCGAAGACCTGTCCGACACCGGCCGGGTGCTGGAGGCGATCTTCGGATGA